The following nucleotide sequence is from Gymnodinialimonas sp. 202GB13-11.
GTCGCAATGCGGTCAAGGACAACGCGCACCGAAGCCCCTTCATCGCCAAACAGCGCACCCCCGGCCAAAGGCGACCAAGCCATCAGCGGCTGATTGCGTTGCTGGTGGTAGGCCACATCGCCATTGGTGAACGGCACATGATGCAGAACGGACATCTCAATCTGGTTGGTCGCCAGTTGCGTGTCCATCGCCGATTGCAGCAGGTCCCAATCCCATGGACGGAAGTTCGAAACGCCCACAGCACGGATCTTGCCGGACGCCACCAGCTTATCGAGGCAGGCGCCGGTTTCCACGTGATCCATCAGCGGATCGGGGCGGTGGATCAGCAGCAGGTCAATGACGTCAATCGCCATATCTTTCAAGGAATTATCGACACAAGCTGAGATGTACTCCGCACTCGTGTCGTAATACTTCACCCGCTTGTCGGAGTGCTTTCCGATGGGTGCCACGATATCGCATTTGGTCACGATCTCGACCTTGTCGCGCAGGCCCGGCGACGCCTTGAACGCCTCCCCCAACAGCGCCTCGGCGATGTAGCCACCGTAAATGTCGGCCTGATCCAATGTCGTGATGCCCTGCTCAAGGCACGCCTCGACCTTCGCCTGCACATGGGCGGGCGAGGTGTCGTCATCATCTCCCAGCCGCCACATACCGTAGACGATTTGGGACATCTCGATGCCCCCGACATTGATACGATCCATCAGCGACGCTCCCCTGTGCCCAAAGGCGTAGTGGGCGTGCCGCTTGGCACCCGTCCATAAACCTCTGGCATTGAACATGTTTTCAGCTCGGGCATGACCAGCCGCCCGAAGTGTTTGCATTCATCCATATGCGGATAGCCCGAGAAGATGAAAGCGCGGATGCCCATCTTTTTGTATTCCTCGATCTCGCTGAGGACCTGATCGGCGGAGCCGACCAGCGCCGCACCACATCCCGACCGCGCACGGCCCACGCCGGTCCACAGATGCGGCTCGACATAGCCATATTTGTCGGCCAATTCGCGGGCCTTGGCCTGATGCGACACGCCCAGAGACGTCGAATCCAGGGCCCGTTCGCGGATCAACTGACCGTATTCGTCGTCCAGCTTTGACGTCAGATGCTCCGCATATTCGCGCGCCTCAGCCTCCGTGTCGCGCACAATCATGTGCACCCGCAGGCCATAATCAAGCGTCCGGCCATAACGTTCGGCCACCGCGTTAACGTCCCGCATCCGCTGCGCCAGCGCCTCTTTCGGCTCGGGCCACATTAGATAGATGTCGCAATGATGACCGCACAGCTCCAATGCGGGCGGGGAATAGCCGCCGAAATACAAAAGCGGTCCACCGGTCTGAAAGGGGCGCGCTGGATCGGTCGTTAACCCTGCGAAATCATAGACTTCGCCTTGATAGTTAATCTCGTCCTGTGTCCAGGCCTGCTTCAGGATTTCGACCACCTCGCGGGAACGCTGGTAGCGAAACCCACTCTCCGCCTTCTCGCCTGGAAAGTCGGACGAGATGATGTTCACCGTCAGCCGTCCCTCCAGCATGTGGTCGAGCGTGGCGATGGTCCGCGCCAGCATGATCGGCTGCATCTCTCCGCAGCGCACGGCGGCCAGCAGGTTGATCTTGTCGGTGATCGGCGCGC
It contains:
- a CDS encoding aldo/keto reductase family oxidoreductase, translated to MDRINVGGIEMSQIVYGMWRLGDDDDTSPAHVQAKVEACLEQGITTLDQADIYGGYIAEALLGEAFKASPGLRDKVEIVTKCDIVAPIGKHSDKRVKYYDTSAEYISACVDNSLKDMAIDVIDLLLIHRPDPLMDHVETGACLDKLVASGKIRAVGVSNFRPWDWDLLQSAMDTQLATNQIEMSVLHHVPFTNGDVAYHQQRNQPLMAWSPLAGGALFGDEGASVRVVLDRIATEQGVGADAVAVAWLLRHPAKILPVMGTNNLSRIKGLSDAVKVNLSRVDWFEIYTAALGHEVA
- a CDS encoding LLM class flavin-dependent oxidoreductase is translated as MTVVPVTSADLDAAEVSWFAALCSDDYEFLGVPDGKLRSSWDHCSGIVKEAEAQGFRNILCPSSYQVGQDTLSFVAGCAPITDKINLLAAVRCGEMQPIMLARTIATLDHMLEGRLTVNIISSDFPGEKAESGFRYQRSREVVEILKQAWTQDEINYQGEVYDFAGLTTDPARPFQTGGPLLYFGGYSPPALELCGHHCDIYLMWPEPKEALAQRMRDVNAVAERYGRTLDYGLRVHMIVRDTEAEAREYAEHLTSKLDDEYGQLIRERALDSTSLGVSHQAKARELADKYGYVEPHLWTGVGRARSGCGAALVGSADQVLSEIEEYKKMGIRAFIFSGYPHMDECKHFGRLVMPELKTCSMPEVYGRVPSGTPTTPLGTGERR